The window AGACACTTTATAACAAAAAATCTCTCCTATCGGCATCATAGTTCGTTGTGTGCCGCCTCACAAATACATCCCTTATATAACTGATTTCACCTCGTTATTGCTGCTGGCTACATGGTTGCATGACAAATTCCCGAATGGTAGAGCAAGATGTGATGTCTACAACAGTTCCATTGATTTCCCACGATAATACGATGACCATGGctagttaaggtagaatgcgccccggggacagatgTTCGAACTCAAATTTCCTCAATACTTTTTAGTCTACCATTAGAATCTAATGGGGTAGATAAAGTTTTTATTGCCTCATttctgtgaaaatcgaaaatttaattctcTCCATACAGTTGACACAGAGAAGGCGGCCACTTATTTAGAGAGTCGGGAAagattgggtaatttgtttctctaataccaaattttgaacggtAACCCctgctttttattcttgatttagaaaaGGAATGGCTTAATGTTCCCTTAtggaaagtttgaccaaaagttAGTCTTTGGATTTCGAGGCGCGCACGACCTTATTGTCAGGATATTGCAATGTCATAGCGGAGACAAAgaccccctctctctctctctctctctctctctctctctctctctctctctctctctctctctctctctctcaaaaaaaaaaaaaaaaaaaaaaaaaaaaaaaaaagttttacacAAAATCTCAGGCAAGAATTTTTGGAAATCACGTAACTGACAGCGTCTGGTTGTATGCTTGTACTTGAGATGAGAATATTTCCTTAGCTCTTTCGTAAATTATTAGGTCGAATTTTAATGCTTGAATAACATCCTTGTCACTCCAAAGCCGTTTCTTCAAACTTTCTACAATTTCTCGTCTGCTGAAATGTCCAGATGTTACCGAGCGATGGCGCTCTCCTTCCTCGGTATAAGGATGGTAGTTCGTCATTTTGCCTGAGCATGTCGAATGAAAAGGAAGATTGTACGCTTTCTGGAGCAAATGCAACGTCGTTTCCCATTCTTCAGTGAGGCCAATAACAGCAAACCAATTTTCCAAATTGTCCAAGATGTAATGAAGTATAGCATATTTATCGTCTTCGGTCAATAAATGATTTATTATCAGCTCGTTTCTGTACCAGCACTGAGAGTGTCCAATTGCAGTCGGCAAATCTCCTGGCTTCACAAGTTTCCGCAAAAGGTCGTCGAAAAATCTCATGCAAAACAGAGGATTGTAAGAGAGCTGTCTGAAAAAGAAACTGCCTTGACTCACGGCCCACTCATTGATTGACACTTCAGAGGCATTGCGTACACGACACTGTGGTTCCATGTACCTAACCTTGCAGAATTCATAAGATGAAATCACGCGTTCGACGGGATCTCGTAGAACTGTGAAGTAAGAGCAGGGTTTACTTGCAAAATCACACACCCGAAAAGTGTGTCCACCGTAGTAAAATTTTGACAACGTAATATTTTCTCCCGAATCGTTTCGTTTactcaaaatcaaataaaattcagCCGCATTAGCATTCCATATAAGGGTTGGTTGAGGAATATTCAGTTTTGCCGCGATTTGACGCAAGCATCCTTTTATTGTCGTTCCTCCAGATTTTTGATTGTGAAGAAATACAACATTTCCGTTTGCATAGGGCGAAGATGGCGAGAAATTGTCATCAATTCCAAACGCTCCTCTTCTGGTGTAAAAATTGGGTAGGGTATTTTTTCGGACAATCCATGGGCATTTTGTAGTTATGTCTCTGTGTATGCTTTGTCGAGTGAGGGAACTGTTCAACTGCGGTGCTGCAATACTGGTACTAGTCTCCTGGCGCCTGTACCCATACCTGTTACGAATTTTAACAACAAATAAACGCTGAAATTGTGTAATGtattcaaaatcatttatataGTAAGGTATTGGCGTTAATAAAGACATTAATTGAGTTGGTGCCATATCTGGCTTCATGACGTTTCAAAGTATGTGTGATCAGGGCCAACAACGTGAGAGTCCCAGGTGGTCATTGTTTCACCTTGCCTGACAGTTGCTAAATATTTGTACCTGTGGATGCAATGAAATAGCAGTTATCATTTTCATCTGCATTAACGGCAACCGTATTCTGTCCTGACAACGCATGTGCGTCTCTCCCTATATTCTCACTAGTCTCCATATGATTTTAAACGAAACATCGACGTCAAAGCACTCCTTTTCGATGATGAAACAAATCACTCTCATTCACACTCGTAAGCATATTTATAATACTAACATAGATACAAACTCACACGTCTCTACGCTGAATACATTGTACTTATCACGTCATCAACTCAATGTAAAACACAAGCTGTCGCACCACTAAAAGCAACT of the Ptychodera flava strain L36383 chromosome 20, AS_Pfla_20210202, whole genome shotgun sequence genome contains:
- the LOC139119714 gene encoding uncharacterized protein isoform X1; this encodes MVRRKIGHIFRILTLVILILTIHSTLKRLLVMKRYGYRRQETSTSIAAPQLNSSLTRQSIHRDITTKCPWIVRKNTLPNFYTRRGAFGIDDNFSPSSPYANGNVVFLHNQKSGGTTIKGCLRQIAAKLNIPQPTLIWNANAAEFYLILSKRNDSGENITLSKFYYGGHTFRVCDFASKPCSYFTVLRDPVERVISSYEFCKVRYMEPQCRVRNASEVSINEWAVSQGSFFFRQLSYNPLFCMRFFDDLLRKLVKPGDLPTAIGHSQCWYRNELIINHLLTEDDKYAILHYILDNLENWFAVIGLTEEWETTLHLLQKAYNLPFHSTCSGKMTNYHPYTEEGERHRSVTSGHFSRREIVESLKKRLWSDKDVIQALKFDLIIYERAKEIFSSQVQAYNQTLSVT